One genomic window of Pecten maximus chromosome 3, xPecMax1.1, whole genome shotgun sequence includes the following:
- the LOC117322673 gene encoding coiled-coil domain-containing protein 15-like yields the protein MIIPRDDKMIIPRDDNMIIPRDDKMIIPCEDKMLVPCDDKMIIPRDDKMIIPRDDKMIIPRDDKMIIPRDDNMIIPRDDKMIIPRVDKMIIPRDDKMIIPRDDNMIIPRDDKMIIPRVDKMIIPRDDKMIIPRDDNIIIPRVDKMIIPCHDKVII from the coding sequence ATGATTATCCCACGTGATGACAAGATGATTATCCCACGTGATGACAATATGATTATCCCACGTGATGACAAGATGATTATCCCATGTGAAGACAAGATGCTTGTCCCATGTGATGACAAGATGATTATCCCACGTGATGACAAGATGATTATTCCACGTGATGACAAGATGATTATCCCACGTGATGACAAGATGATTATCCCACGTGATGACAATATGATTATCCCACGTGATGACAAGATGATTATCCCACGTGTTGACAAGATGATTATCCCACGTGATGACAAGATGATTATCCCACGTGATGACAATATGATTATCCCACGTGATGACAAGATGATTATCCCACGTGTTGACAAGATGATTATCCCACGTGATGACAAGATGATTATCCCACGTGATGACAATATTATTATTCCACGTGTTGACAAGATGATTATCCCATGTCATGACAAGGTGATTATATGA